The following proteins are encoded in a genomic region of Arcobacter cloacae:
- a CDS encoding cache domain-containing protein: protein MKLSKFIRRFIFLTAFSSLLLAFLISILYQYNNFENDMVHIKKEFTEQKKKEVKNEVLMVYNLIEHKEDLLKKSVERRLKEKVNQAYGIAKNVYEINKDEKTDEEIKYLIALALKDLTYENDNTYFFINSNKGQAILFNKEIKLDKYHDVWNLKDNNGNFIIQNQSKIALEKKEGFLMNTFIKPDSNDTKQYSKLSYVKLFEPFNWHIGLGEYIDELREKNQNELLNWIASLRFENSGYIFVNSNDGKTLVFEGNIVDPKPHPFPELMNQQIEAVKNKNGDFFEYKFKKPNTTQEFDKVSFVKKYNEYNWIIGCGVYLDELDNEIKRKEEMFKKTINNQIKSMLIIFLLLAVVIYLLSKRMSTFINYNINSLIQAFSKASLNNEKINTEELTYKEFVSLADNLNKTLENKNMVEKKLQDYIQIVNQNVIISTTNKEGIIIDVSEAFCKVSGYSKDELIGKTHSLVRHPETSNDFYKDMWNQLLSGKEWRGEIKNKSKDGKVYWVYAIITPILINNEIEGFTAIRNNITNKKYIEQLSITDELTKLYNRRFFNNKIEEEINRAKRENKTLCLLILDIDYFKQYNDTYGHQKGDFVLESVAKVLANKTNRASDFAFRIGGEEFAIITSLEKDKTIEFAQLIKEDIENLKIAHKASEISKYVTISIGAVSKMAIEIKDSDELFKEADDNLYEAKKLGRNCIFIQ, encoded by the coding sequence GTGAAACTATCAAAATTTATAAGAAGATTTATTTTTTTAACTGCTTTTTCCTCTTTATTGTTAGCTTTTTTAATATCTATACTATATCAATATAATAACTTTGAAAATGATATGGTTCACATAAAAAAAGAGTTTACAGAACAAAAGAAAAAGGAAGTTAAAAATGAAGTTCTAATGGTTTATAACCTAATTGAACATAAAGAGGACCTTCTTAAAAAAAGCGTTGAAAGAAGATTAAAAGAAAAAGTTAATCAAGCCTATGGAATTGCTAAAAATGTTTATGAAATCAACAAAGATGAAAAAACTGATGAAGAGATTAAATATTTAATTGCACTTGCTTTAAAAGATTTAACTTATGAAAATGACAACACCTACTTTTTTATAAATAGTAATAAAGGTCAAGCCATATTGTTTAATAAAGAGATAAAACTTGATAAATACCATGACGTTTGGAATTTAAAAGATAATAATGGAAATTTCATAATACAAAACCAATCCAAAATAGCTTTAGAAAAAAAAGAGGGTTTTTTAATGAATACTTTTATTAAACCTGATTCAAATGATACAAAACAGTATTCAAAACTATCTTATGTAAAACTTTTTGAACCATTTAATTGGCATATTGGGCTTGGTGAATATATAGATGAATTAAGAGAAAAAAATCAAAATGAATTGTTAAATTGGATAGCTTCATTAAGATTTGAAAATAGTGGCTATATATTTGTTAATTCAAATGATGGGAAAACATTAGTTTTTGAAGGGAATATTGTAGATCCAAAACCTCATCCTTTCCCTGAGTTAATGAACCAACAAATAGAGGCTGTAAAAAATAAAAATGGTGATTTTTTTGAGTATAAATTTAAAAAACCAAATACTACTCAAGAGTTTGATAAAGTATCATTTGTAAAAAAATATAATGAATATAATTGGATTATTGGTTGTGGTGTTTATTTAGATGAACTAGATAATGAAATCAAAAGAAAAGAAGAGATGTTTAAAAAAACCATAAATAACCAAATAAAATCTATGTTAATCATATTTTTACTTTTAGCTGTGGTTATTTATTTATTGTCAAAAAGAATGTCAACTTTTATTAATTATAATATTAATAGTTTAATTCAAGCATTTTCAAAAGCTTCACTAAATAATGAAAAAATAAACACTGAAGAGTTAACCTATAAAGAGTTTGTTTCCCTTGCTGATAATCTAAATAAAACTCTTGAAAATAAGAATATGGTAGAAAAGAAACTACAAGATTATATACAAATAGTAAATCAAAATGTGATTATTTCAACAACTAATAAAGAAGGGATAATTATAGATGTTAGTGAAGCTTTTTGTAAAGTTTCTGGATATTCAAAAGATGAATTAATAGGAAAAACTCACTCTTTAGTAAGACATCCTGAAACGTCAAATGATTTTTATAAAGATATGTGGAATCAACTTTTAAGTGGTAAAGAGTGGAGAGGTGAAATAAAAAACAAATCAAAAGATGGAAAAGTTTACTGGGTTTATGCAATTATTACACCAATTTTAATCAATAATGAAATTGAAGGATTCACAGCCATTAGAAATAATATAACTAATAAAAAATATATTGAGCAACTTTCAATTACTGATGAATTAACAAAACTATATAATAGAAGATTTTTTAATAATAAAATAGAAGAAGAGATAAATAGAGCAAAAAGAGAGAATAAAACTCTTTGTTTATTGATTCTTGATATAGATTATTTTAAACAATATAATGACACTTATGGGCATCAAAAAGGTGATTTTGTATTAGAGAGTGTAGCAAAAGTATTAGCAAATAAAACAAATAGAGCAAGTGATTTTGCTTTTAGAATTGGTGGAGAAGAGTTTGCAATAATTACATCTTTAGAAAAAGATAAAACCATTGAATTTGCTCAATTAATAAAAGAAGATATAGAAAATCTAAAAATAGCACATAAAGCTAGTGAAATCTCTAAATATGTAACTATTTCAATAGGTGCTGTTTCAAAAATGGCTATTGAAATAAAAGATAGTGATGAATTATTTAAAGAGGCTGACGATAATCTTTATGAAGCAAAAAAACTTGGGAGAAATTGTATTTTTATACAATAA
- a CDS encoding Spy/CpxP family protein refolding chaperone — MKTQNKIFKGLLVSAILAGGLYASNCDMNKKDKDRTNCDKSSCMMQKGKSHKGYYKKDGHIFGMFKELNLTQEQEKKIEEIIAQSRKNNKSPNEAFSKDGFDKAKYVQIMNEKRDNMIKSKAEIIEKSYAVLTPKQKEQLKVLIDLQNEKIDKK, encoded by the coding sequence ATGAAAACTCAAAACAAGATTTTTAAAGGATTATTAGTAAGTGCTATTTTAGCAGGAGGTTTATATGCTTCAAATTGTGATATGAATAAAAAAGATAAAGATAGAACAAATTGTGATAAATCAAGTTGTATGATGCAAAAAGGAAAATCTCATAAAGGTTATTATAAAAAAGATGGACATATTTTTGGAATGTTCAAAGAGTTAAATCTAACACAAGAGCAAGAAAAAAAGATTGAAGAGATTATTGCCCAAAGTAGAAAAAACAATAAATCACCAAATGAAGCATTTTCAAAAGATGGTTTTGATAAAGCTAAGTATGTTCAGATTATGAATGAAAAAAGAGATAATATGATAAAATCAAAAGCTGAAATAATAGAAAAGTCTTATGCTGTTTTAACTCCTAAACAAAAAGAGCAGTTAAAAGTTTTGATAGATTTACAAAATGAGAAAATAGATAAAAAATAA
- a CDS encoding response regulator transcription factor, with the protein MIKIAMIEDDLELAEVLCQYLKQFNIEVTNYEEPYLALSSLKINKYDLIILDLTLPGMDGLDVCKAIVKDFDIPIIISSARSDITDKVTALKMGADDYLPKPYDPRELEVRIKTILRRFNHSNNQEDEAKNKIFILDEAKKEITKNNKYIKLTAAEFEVLSLLIKREGFVISREDIFENSDILNQDYESSGSLAVIINRIRHKIEDNPKETKYLHTIRGMGYKFIQ; encoded by the coding sequence TTGATAAAAATTGCGATGATAGAGGATGATTTAGAATTAGCAGAAGTTCTGTGTCAATATTTAAAGCAATTTAATATAGAAGTAACTAATTACGAAGAGCCATATTTGGCTCTTTCGTCTTTAAAAATAAATAAATATGACTTAATAATTTTAGATTTAACACTTCCTGGAATGGATGGATTAGATGTTTGTAAAGCAATAGTAAAAGATTTTGATATTCCTATTATTATTTCAAGTGCAAGAAGTGATATAACTGATAAAGTAACTGCTCTTAAAATGGGTGCAGATGATTATTTGCCAAAACCTTATGACCCAAGAGAGTTAGAGGTTCGAATAAAAACAATTTTACGAAGATTTAATCACTCAAATAATCAAGAAGATGAAGCTAAAAATAAGATATTTATTTTAGATGAAGCTAAAAAAGAGATAACAAAAAATAATAAATATATAAAACTAACAGCAGCAGAATTTGAGGTTTTATCACTTTTGATAAAAAGAGAGGGTTTTGTAATAAGTAGAGAAGATATTTTTGAAAATTCTGATATATTAAATCAGGATTATGAAAGTTCAGGTTCACTTGCTGTTATAATAAATAGAATTAGACATAAAATTGAAGATAATCCTAAAGAAACAAAATATTTACATACAATAAGAGGAATGGGATATAAATTTATACAATGA
- a CDS encoding ArsS family sensor histidine kinase, whose product MNRQSIFFTITVSFIISILLVVVSFLILLTHNYKTQENQLLDKYVYVSKMVNKQDFKFQEGFLKNLEDINYTLILDKGQINAITYNPKTKILVERIHPKHNDIFRVLNLNDVNYIYMKRRGDTILIKDGDTSNSDTSIYIILVFAILFITIVLVYLITLRKLMPLKILKDKVRTLGDENFDFECCNTKGKDEVSLLAVEFKKSAQKLKNLKEARNIFIRNIMHELKTPITKGKFLTSLEQNEQNNEKLKSVFNRLEALINEFASIEELISSNKNIDKKFYFLDDIIDNAKDILMIEDENIISRYENKKLEVNFKLFSIAVKNLIDNAIKYSPNKEVIIKTEDENIIFENIGLELEAPFEKYFEPFFSNEDKSKDSFGLGLYIVHNILKANGYILEYEYKNETNRFICKKEETSTI is encoded by the coding sequence ATGAATAGACAATCAATATTTTTTACAATTACAGTTAGTTTTATAATATCAATACTTTTGGTAGTGGTTAGTTTTTTAATTCTTTTAACGCATAATTACAAAACTCAAGAAAATCAACTTTTAGATAAATATGTTTATGTTTCAAAAATGGTGAATAAACAAGATTTTAAATTTCAAGAAGGTTTTTTAAAAAATTTAGAAGATATAAATTACACACTTATTTTGGATAAAGGGCAAATAAATGCAATTACATACAATCCAAAAACAAAGATTTTAGTAGAAAGAATTCATCCAAAACATAATGATATTTTTAGAGTTTTAAATCTAAATGATGTGAATTACATTTATATGAAAAGAAGAGGAGATACTATTTTAATAAAAGATGGAGATACTTCAAATAGTGATACTTCTATTTATATTATTTTAGTTTTTGCTATTTTATTTATTACTATCGTTTTAGTTTATTTAATAACTTTACGAAAATTAATGCCTTTAAAAATCCTAAAAGATAAAGTTAGAACTTTAGGTGATGAAAATTTTGATTTTGAGTGTTGTAATACTAAAGGAAAAGATGAGGTCTCTTTATTAGCAGTTGAATTTAAAAAATCAGCACAAAAATTAAAAAATCTAAAAGAAGCTAGAAATATTTTTATTAGAAATATTATGCATGAGTTAAAAACACCAATCACAAAAGGAAAGTTTTTAACTTCATTAGAGCAAAATGAACAAAATAATGAAAAATTAAAATCAGTTTTTAATAGACTTGAAGCTCTTATAAATGAGTTTGCTTCAATAGAAGAACTAATCTCTTCAAATAAAAATATTGATAAAAAGTTTTACTTTTTAGATGATATTATTGATAATGCAAAAGATATTTTGATGATTGAAGATGAAAATATAATTTCAAGATATGAAAATAAAAAATTAGAAGTTAATTTTAAACTATTCTCAATTGCTGTTAAAAATCTGATTGATAATGCAATTAAATATTCACCAAATAAAGAAGTGATAATAAAAACAGAAGATGAAAATATAATTTTTGAAAATATAGGATTAGAGCTTGAAGCTCCTTTTGAAAAATATTTTGAGCCATTTTTTTCAAATGAAGATAAATCAAAAGACTCTTTTGGTTTAGGTTTGTATATAGTTCATAATATATTAAAAGCAAATGGATATATTTTAGAATATGAATATAAAAATGAGACAAATAGATTTATTTGTAAAAAGGAAGAAACATCTACGATATAG
- a CDS encoding aminoacetone oxidase family FAD-binding enzyme → MLASNLDKKKYKNICLIDTNTKLAPKIKVSGGAKCNITNELVSKKNYLGDRDFVEKLLNKFSKNDLLVFLNKNQVFPKINPKIVKGTYFCNSSQDVIDMFTKLTSHVKKYLGTTALDVDFEKHYKIKTDTKIIEAKKLVIASGGLSYSMLGASSIAFDIAKKFGHTIEKLEPALVGFTVQKEQFWFKNLAGISMPVISFVDEKSFEGSLLFAHKGCSGPVILTTSLYWKKGKIALDFLPKQKIEKFLVGNKNISTAIPLPKRFIQEFLQSIELEDKKVSTLSNEEKEKLKLLKYYEFSPAGNFGYTKAEVTKGGINTDEINHNSFESLKQKDLYFIGECLNITGELGGFNFQIVFSQSYVCAQQLNSN, encoded by the coding sequence ATGCTTGCTTCAAATTTAGATAAAAAAAAGTATAAAAATATTTGTCTTATTGATACAAATACAAAATTAGCACCAAAGATAAAAGTATCAGGTGGAGCTAAATGTAATATTACAAATGAGTTAGTAAGCAAAAAAAATTATTTAGGAGATAGAGATTTTGTTGAGAAGTTATTAAATAAATTTTCAAAAAATGATTTGTTGGTTTTTTTAAATAAAAATCAAGTTTTTCCAAAAATAAATCCAAAAATTGTAAAAGGAACATATTTTTGCAACTCTTCACAAGATGTTATAGATATGTTTACAAAACTAACAAGTCATGTAAAAAAATATTTAGGAACCACTGCTTTAGATGTTGATTTTGAAAAGCATTATAAAATTAAAACGGATACAAAAATAATTGAAGCAAAAAAGTTAGTAATTGCAAGTGGAGGTTTGTCTTATTCTATGTTGGGGGCTTCAAGTATTGCTTTTGATATAGCAAAAAAATTTGGACATACTATAGAAAAACTTGAACCTGCACTTGTAGGATTTACTGTTCAAAAAGAGCAATTTTGGTTTAAAAATTTAGCAGGTATTTCAATGCCTGTTATCTCTTTTGTGGATGAAAAGAGTTTTGAAGGTTCACTTTTATTTGCCCATAAAGGATGTTCAGGTCCTGTTATTTTAACTACTTCTTTATATTGGAAAAAAGGCAAAATAGCTCTTGATTTTTTACCAAAACAAAAAATAGAGAAATTTTTAGTTGGTAATAAAAATATCTCAACAGCAATTCCTCTTCCTAAAAGATTTATTCAAGAGTTTTTACAAAGTATTGAACTTGAAGATAAAAAAGTTTCTACTTTAAGTAATGAAGAAAAAGAGAAATTAAAACTATTGAAATATTATGAATTCTCTCCTGCTGGAAATTTTGGTTATACAAAGGCAGAAGTTACAAAAGGTGGTATAAATACAGATGAAATCAATCATAATAGTTTTGAAAGTTTAAAACAAAAAGATTTGTATTTTATAGGAGAGTGTTTAAATATCACAGGAGAATTAGGTGGTTTTAATTTTCAGATAGTTTTTAGCCAATCTTACGTTTGCGCACAGCAATTAAATAGCAATTGA
- a CDS encoding methyl-accepting chemotaxis protein, with amino-acid sequence MFFGNKNLEEKVILLEKEIEELKNQLNSKESFIEQIEANHLKQIDSLKNEEKSELQLFKEIAAFSQEEGLVVFDENNKVFFTNKLAGANIKDYSVVLKAVLENSNRLVLEDCEANIEIKTYNQYKIVSLRKTSIHDNKDGGLLSRHNKNMTKSLDNTQKTYLSLLDELQEMAKESKETATGSTEGLSLITEIVADTNELHKEIELENEVVNLLVAKSKDIAQVINIIQEIAFQTNILSLNAAVEAATAGEAGRGFAVVAQEVRNLASRSAEAAKQIKDVVTSIQNETQKIKSSSETVSSVVNETKSRIDILSKLMNTFQKNANRSVYEVESISNKIFINLAKLDHVIYKNNVYQLIFGGDHNFKAVDHHNCRLGKWYDTGLGKEQFSFVPSYKGLEKHHHIVHHEANILAKECSGHSVSCSKQLIEDKIELVEQASEQVFIYLDRILEEKNEAVMKEAAKRLFDGEVK; translated from the coding sequence ATGTTTTTTGGAAATAAGAACCTAGAAGAAAAAGTTATACTTTTAGAAAAAGAGATAGAAGAACTAAAAAATCAGTTAAATTCAAAAGAGTCTTTCATTGAACAAATAGAAGCAAATCATTTAAAACAAATTGATAGTTTAAAAAATGAAGAAAAAAGTGAACTTCAACTTTTTAAGGAGATAGCTGCTTTTTCTCAAGAAGAGGGCTTAGTTGTTTTTGATGAAAATAATAAAGTTTTTTTCACAAATAAACTAGCTGGTGCTAATATAAAAGATTATTCAGTTGTATTAAAAGCTGTTTTAGAAAATAGCAATAGATTAGTTTTAGAAGATTGTGAAGCAAATATTGAAATCAAAACATACAATCAATACAAAATAGTTTCTTTAAGAAAAACATCAATTCACGATAATAAAGATGGTGGTTTATTATCAAGACATAATAAAAATATGACAAAATCCCTTGATAATACACAAAAAACATATTTGTCTTTATTAGATGAATTACAAGAGATGGCAAAAGAGTCGAAAGAGACAGCAACAGGTTCAACGGAAGGTTTATCTCTTATAACTGAAATTGTTGCAGATACAAATGAATTACATAAAGAAATAGAATTAGAAAATGAAGTTGTGAATTTATTAGTTGCAAAAAGTAAAGATATTGCACAAGTAATCAACATCATTCAAGAAATAGCTTTCCAAACAAATATTTTATCACTAAACGCTGCGGTTGAAGCAGCAACCGCTGGTGAAGCTGGACGAGGTTTTGCTGTAGTTGCTCAAGAGGTGAGAAATTTAGCAAGTAGAAGTGCAGAAGCTGCAAAACAGATAAAAGATGTTGTAACTTCAATTCAAAATGAAACTCAAAAAATCAAAAGTAGTTCAGAAACAGTTTCAAGTGTAGTAAATGAGACAAAATCAAGAATTGATATTTTAAGTAAATTAATGAATACTTTCCAAAAAAATGCAAATAGATCAGTATATGAAGTAGAGAGTATTTCAAATAAAATCTTTATAAATCTGGCAAAACTAGATCACGTAATTTATAAAAATAATGTTTATCAATTGATTTTTGGAGGAGATCACAACTTTAAAGCTGTGGATCATCATAATTGTAGACTTGGAAAATGGTACGATACAGGATTAGGAAAAGAACAATTTAGTTTTGTGCCTTCTTATAAAGGATTAGAAAAACATCACCATATAGTTCATCATGAAGCAAATATTTTAGCAAAAGAGTGTTCAGGACATAGTGTTTCTTGTTCAAAACAATTAATTGAAGATAAAATAGAGTTAGTAGAACAAGCAAGTGAACAAGTATTTATCTACTTAGATAGAATTTTAGAAGAGAAAAATGAGGCAGTTATGAAAGAGGC